A single region of the Oleispira antarctica RB-8 genome encodes:
- the frr gene encoding Ribosome recycling factor translates to MINDIKNDAQERMVKSVGAMVDAFKKIRTGRAHPSILEGVMVDYYGSPTQLSQLANINVEDGRCLAIVPWEKPLIPAIEKAIMKSDLGLNPSTTGDKIRVPMPALTEETRKQFIKQARAEAEKGRISIRNIRRDANGMIKDLLKEKEVSEDEERAGQDQVQKLTNQYVAEIETVLAAKEKDLMQV, encoded by the coding sequence ATGATTAATGATATTAAAAATGATGCGCAAGAGCGCATGGTGAAAAGTGTAGGCGCTATGGTTGATGCCTTCAAAAAAATTCGTACCGGTCGTGCGCATCCCTCTATTTTAGAAGGTGTGATGGTTGATTATTACGGCTCTCCTACGCAACTTTCACAGCTTGCCAATATCAACGTAGAAGATGGTCGCTGCTTAGCAATTGTGCCATGGGAAAAACCTTTAATTCCAGCGATTGAAAAAGCCATTATGAAGTCTGACTTGGGTCTTAACCCGTCGACGACAGGTGATAAAATTCGTGTGCCTATGCCAGCTTTGACTGAAGAAACGCGTAAGCAGTTTATCAAGCAAGCACGTGCTGAAGCTGAGAAGGGTCGAATTTCAATTCGTAATATCCGTCGTGATGCTAATGGCATGATCAAAGATCTTTTGAAAGAGAAAGAAGTTTCTGAAGATGAAGAACGTGCGGGTCAAGATCAGGTTCAAAAATTGACTAATCAGTACGTTGCTGAAATTGAAACGGTATTGGCCGCTAAAGAAAAGGATTTGATGCAGGTTTAA
- the pyrH gene encoding probable Uridylate kinase: MAEQRTPRYKRILLKLSGEALMGELGFGIDPKVLDRIALEIGQLVGIGVQVGIVIGGGNLFRGKALSEAGLDRVTGDHMGMLATVMNALAVRDALERSNITTRVMSAIPMSGIVEHYDRRKAMRGLNNGQVVIFSAGTGNPFFTTDSAACLRGIEINAEVVLKGTNVDGVYTADPKKDPEAVKYDTLTYTEVLDKQLGVMDLTAICLAQDHNMPLRVYDMHEAGNLAKIIMGSDVGTLIVNEES, translated from the coding sequence ATGGCTGAACAACGCACCCCTAGATACAAACGCATTCTTCTTAAATTGAGCGGTGAAGCGCTAATGGGAGAGCTGGGTTTTGGTATTGATCCAAAAGTTTTAGACCGTATAGCGCTTGAAATTGGTCAGCTGGTAGGTATTGGTGTGCAGGTCGGGATAGTAATTGGCGGTGGTAATTTATTCCGTGGTAAAGCGTTAAGTGAAGCCGGCCTAGATCGAGTTACTGGCGACCATATGGGTATGTTGGCTACGGTAATGAATGCTTTGGCTGTGCGTGATGCGCTAGAGCGTTCAAATATTACGACACGTGTTATGTCTGCGATTCCAATGAGTGGTATTGTAGAGCATTACGATCGTCGTAAAGCAATGCGTGGTCTGAACAATGGCCAGGTTGTTATTTTTTCTGCGGGCACCGGTAACCCGTTTTTTACTACCGATTCTGCAGCGTGTTTGCGCGGTATTGAAATTAATGCTGAAGTGGTTCTTAAGGGCACCAATGTGGATGGCGTATATACTGCCGATCCTAAGAAAGACCCAGAAGCTGTAAAATACGATACATTAACCTATACCGAAGTGCTGGATAAGCAGTTGGGTGTAATGGACTTGACCGCTATTTGCTTGGCGCAAGATCACAACATGCCTTTGCGTGTTTATGATATGCATGAGGCAGGTAACTTAGCGAAGATTATCATGGGTAGCGATGTAGGCACCCTAATTGTCAATGAGGAAAGCTAA
- the uppS gene encoding Undecaprenyl diphosphate synthase — MSTSISENTAVEGGVPRHVAVIMDGNNRWAKKRLMPGVAGHKAGVDAVRAVVETSAEQGIEVLTLFAFSSENWRRPEIEVNALMQLFIIALEREVKKLHKNNIRLVVMGDKSAFQNKIQTLISDAEQLTKNNDRMTLVIAANYGGQWDIAQAAKRIAQDVEAGKLSADDINEQVFHKYTWLNEFPAPDLMIRTGGEERISNFMLWQTAYSEFYFSDALWPDFKQQEYKKALAAFANRIRRFGRTDDQLTEG; from the coding sequence ATGTCGACAAGTATTTCGGAAAATACAGCTGTGGAGGGGGGAGTTCCCCGCCATGTTGCTGTCATCATGGATGGTAATAACCGTTGGGCGAAGAAGCGTCTAATGCCTGGTGTTGCCGGGCATAAAGCGGGTGTTGATGCAGTACGTGCGGTCGTTGAAACGTCTGCAGAGCAAGGTATTGAGGTCTTAACTTTATTCGCTTTCAGCAGTGAAAACTGGCGACGCCCAGAAATAGAAGTGAATGCTTTAATGCAGCTCTTTATCATTGCGTTAGAGCGAGAAGTGAAGAAACTGCATAAAAATAATATCCGTCTAGTTGTTATGGGGGATAAATCGGCGTTTCAGAACAAAATTCAAACTCTTATTTCTGATGCAGAGCAACTTACCAAAAATAATGATCGCATGACTCTCGTTATTGCGGCTAATTATGGTGGTCAGTGGGATATTGCCCAGGCGGCAAAACGTATTGCTCAAGATGTGGAAGCTGGTAAGCTGAGCGCAGATGACATCAATGAACAAGTATTTCATAAATATACTTGGCTGAATGAATTCCCAGCGCCGGATTTGATGATTCGTACTGGCGGTGAAGAGCGCATCAGTAATTTTATGCTGTGGCAAACTGCTTATTCTGAATTCTATTTTTCAGATGCGCTTTGGCCTGATTTCAAACAACAAGAATATAAAAAAGCATTGGCCGCTTTCGCTAATCGAATTAGGCGATTTGGACGGACCGATGATCAGCTAACAGAAGGGTAG
- the rpsB gene encoding 30S ribosomal protein S2, which yields MAQVSMRDLLKAGVHFGHQTRYWNPKMGKYIFGARNKIHIINLEHTVPALNNALKLIESRTSGNNKVLFVGTKRAASKIIQQQAERAGQPYVAHRWLGGMLTNYKTIRQSIKRFRDLEAQKADGTFEQLTKKEALMRAREMDKLERSIGGIKDMGGLPDVVFVIDVDHERIAIQEANKLGIPVVGIVDTNSNPDGIDYVIPGNDDAIRAIEIYATAVADAVLEGKQATAADKGEVVEEKAEPAAE from the coding sequence ATGGCGCAAGTAAGTATGCGTGACCTGCTTAAAGCAGGCGTTCACTTTGGACACCAAACTCGTTATTGGAACCCTAAGATGGGTAAATACATCTTTGGTGCTCGCAATAAGATTCATATCATCAACTTGGAACACACTGTTCCTGCATTAAACAATGCATTGAAGTTGATTGAAAGCCGCACTTCAGGCAACAACAAAGTATTGTTTGTTGGTACTAAGCGTGCAGCAAGTAAAATCATCCAACAACAAGCAGAGCGTGCTGGCCAGCCATACGTTGCTCACCGCTGGTTGGGTGGTATGTTGACTAACTACAAAACTATTCGTCAATCTATTAAGCGTTTTCGCGATTTAGAAGCTCAAAAAGCAGACGGTACTTTTGAGCAGTTGACTAAGAAAGAAGCTTTGATGCGTGCCCGCGAAATGGACAAGCTAGAGCGTTCTATCGGTGGTATCAAAGACATGGGCGGTTTGCCTGATGTTGTTTTCGTAATCGACGTTGACCACGAGCGCATCGCGATTCAAGAAGCAAATAAATTGGGTATCCCAGTTGTTGGTATCGTTGATACTAACTCTAACCCAGATGGTATCGATTACGTTATTCCTGGTAACGATGATGCGATCCGTGCAATCGAGATTTACGCAACAGCAGTAGCTGACGCGGTTCTTGAAGGCAAGCAAGCAACGGCTGCTGATAAAGGCGAAGTTGTTGAAGAGAAAGCTGAGCCAGCGGCTGAGTAA
- the cdsA gene encoding Phosphatidate cytidylyltransferase, translating to MFKQRLITALVLAPLMIGGIFFLPIEQFAYFIGFIVTVAAWEWANLSGYTSPLVRIGYAVLVAASTFVTGYCMAKHAELASLILAIGAFWWLIASVLVMQYPKKVALWQARPVRAVLGLLVLIPMWVGFMTLKSQEHSSLIIVYVMLLIWGADTGAYFAGKTWGKAKLAPSVSPGKSWAGFWGGLATTGLIAVIFSLCVHQWLRPMTMADFALLAVMTFITAIISVMGDLVESMMKRHRGIKDSSQLLPGHGGVLDRIDSMASAVPVFAFFMLLFGWQLAL from the coding sequence TTGTTTAAGCAACGTCTTATTACAGCATTAGTTTTAGCGCCACTTATGATTGGCGGAATTTTCTTTTTACCGATAGAGCAGTTTGCTTACTTTATTGGTTTTATTGTTACGGTTGCCGCGTGGGAATGGGCAAATTTATCAGGCTATACTTCCCCGCTTGTCCGTATTGGTTACGCAGTGTTAGTCGCAGCGAGTACTTTTGTGACGGGTTATTGCATGGCGAAGCATGCTGAACTTGCATCCTTGATTTTAGCTATCGGCGCTTTTTGGTGGTTAATTGCCTCTGTATTAGTGATGCAATATCCTAAAAAAGTTGCTCTTTGGCAGGCTAGGCCGGTACGTGCAGTATTAGGTTTATTGGTTTTGATTCCTATGTGGGTTGGCTTTATGACATTGAAGAGTCAGGAGCACAGTTCATTAATAATCGTCTACGTTATGCTGCTTATTTGGGGGGCTGATACAGGGGCTTATTTTGCAGGCAAAACTTGGGGCAAGGCAAAGCTAGCACCGAGTGTGAGTCCCGGTAAATCATGGGCCGGTTTTTGGGGCGGCTTGGCCACCACTGGTTTGATTGCGGTTATCTTTTCTCTGTGTGTTCACCAGTGGTTACGTCCGATGACGATGGCTGATTTTGCATTGCTGGCCGTGATGACATTTATAACAGCCATTATTTCTGTAATGGGTGACTTAGTTGAAAGTATGATGAAACGTCATCGTGGTATTAAAGATAGCTCACAGCTATTACCTGGACATGGCGGAGTGTTAGATCGCATTGATAGTATGGCGTCCGCAGTACCTGTGTTTGCTTTTTTTATGCTGTTATTCGGTTGGCAGTTGGCACTCTAG
- the dxr gene encoding 1-deoxy-D-xylulose 5-phosphate reductoisomerase, protein MSQWITVLGATGSIGSSTLDVIRRHPTRYRVYALTGFSRIEKLVAAALEFSPRFIVVPDDSTAEQARDLLIQVPKNSQDFDCQVLVGEEALARVASDPDVDMVMASIVGAAGLLPTLAAAKAGKRVLLANKEALVMAGPLFMQAIRDNGAELLPIDSEHNAIFQSLPANYQGDFSQHGIEKILLTASGGPFRNKTKAELVDVTPAEAVAHPNWSMGAKISVDCATLMNKGLELIEACFLFNCRADQIQVVVHPQSVIHSMVQYNDGSVIAELGQPDMRTPIAYGMAWPERIDAGVKHLDLFEIAQLDFVAPDHETFPCLNLAKAAFKRGGISPAVLNAANEIAVAAFLSEQIGFLAIPMLIEKVMAVCPDKAVQSLEDVLAADQWAREQANRVLTDFKNSKQRVGLS, encoded by the coding sequence ATGAGCCAGTGGATTACCGTATTAGGCGCAACAGGCTCAATTGGTAGCAGTACCCTAGATGTTATTCGTCGTCACCCGACTCGTTACCGCGTTTATGCGCTAACGGGTTTTTCTCGTATAGAAAAACTTGTTGCAGCTGCGCTTGAGTTTTCTCCTCGTTTTATAGTGGTTCCTGATGATTCTACCGCTGAGCAAGCCCGTGACTTATTGATTCAAGTGCCGAAAAATAGCCAAGATTTTGATTGTCAGGTATTGGTGGGTGAAGAGGCACTTGCGCGCGTTGCTTCAGATCCAGATGTCGATATGGTGATGGCATCGATTGTTGGTGCTGCGGGTTTATTGCCAACGTTGGCCGCTGCAAAGGCTGGCAAGCGAGTATTGCTAGCCAATAAAGAAGCTTTGGTGATGGCGGGTCCGTTATTTATGCAAGCTATTCGTGATAATGGTGCTGAGCTATTACCGATCGACAGCGAGCATAATGCTATTTTTCAAAGCCTGCCGGCCAATTATCAGGGCGATTTTTCACAGCACGGTATTGAGAAAATTTTATTAACGGCTTCGGGTGGTCCTTTTCGTAATAAAACGAAAGCAGAGTTGGTTGATGTTACCCCAGCCGAAGCCGTTGCTCATCCAAATTGGTCAATGGGCGCAAAAATTTCTGTTGATTGCGCCACCTTGATGAATAAAGGGTTGGAGTTGATTGAGGCGTGTTTCTTATTCAATTGTCGAGCCGATCAAATACAGGTGGTTGTTCATCCTCAAAGTGTTATCCATTCCATGGTGCAGTATAACGATGGTTCGGTGATTGCTGAGTTGGGACAGCCCGATATGCGAACTCCCATAGCTTACGGTATGGCATGGCCTGAGCGTATTGATGCGGGTGTTAAGCATCTTGATTTATTTGAGATTGCTCAGCTTGATTTTGTCGCACCTGATCATGAAACCTTCCCCTGCTTAAACTTGGCTAAAGCGGCTTTTAAGCGCGGTGGGATTTCCCCCGCGGTATTGAACGCGGCTAATGAAATTGCAGTTGCGGCTTTTTTGTCGGAACAAATTGGCTTTTTAGCTATCCCAATGTTGATTGAAAAAGTTATGGCTGTTTGTCCTGACAAAGCTGTTCAGTCTTTAGAAGATGTATTAGCTGCAGATCAGTGGGCTAGAGAGCAAGCAAATCGTGTATTGACGGATTTTAAAAACAGTAAGCAAAGAGTAGGTCTGTCATGA
- the tsf gene encoding Translation elongation factor Ts, producing MARISALLVKELRERTGLGMMECKKALTASEGDIDLAIEDLRKNSGLKAAKKADRTAAEGKVFVATNGNAIFAVEVNSETDFAAGDANFLGFSDKVVAKVAETKETDIATVMAGELESAREALVQKIGEKIEVRRIFTLEADVVGHYVHSNGKLAAIVGLQGGNEEVAKDIAMHITALSPVVVNAADMPADLVAKEKEIIKAQPDMAGKPDAIVEKMMGGRISKFLKESSLTDQPFVKNPDITVGQLAKDAGAVIVSFQRIAVGEGVEVAEVDFAAEVAAQLKG from the coding sequence ATGGCACGTATATCTGCACTATTGGTTAAAGAATTACGCGAGCGCACTGGCTTGGGTATGATGGAATGTAAAAAAGCTTTGACGGCTAGCGAAGGTGATATCGATCTAGCGATTGAAGACCTACGTAAGAACTCTGGCCTAAAAGCGGCTAAGAAAGCTGATCGTACTGCGGCTGAAGGTAAGGTATTTGTTGCTACCAATGGCAATGCTATCTTTGCTGTTGAAGTTAACTCTGAAACAGATTTCGCAGCAGGCGATGCTAACTTCCTAGGTTTTTCTGACAAGGTTGTTGCTAAAGTTGCTGAAACTAAAGAAACTGACATTGCGACAGTAATGGCGGGTGAGCTTGAATCAGCTCGTGAAGCTTTAGTTCAGAAAATTGGCGAAAAAATTGAAGTTCGTCGCATCTTTACTTTAGAGGCTGACGTAGTAGGCCATTATGTTCACTCTAACGGTAAACTAGCGGCAATCGTTGGCCTTCAGGGCGGAAACGAAGAAGTAGCTAAAGACATTGCTATGCACATTACTGCACTAAGCCCAGTTGTGGTTAATGCGGCTGATATGCCTGCAGACCTTGTAGCTAAAGAAAAAGAAATTATTAAAGCTCAGCCTGATATGGCGGGTAAGCCAGACGCTATCGTTGAAAAAATGATGGGTGGTCGTATTAGCAAGTTCTTAAAAGAGTCTAGCTTGACGGATCAGCCTTTTGTTAAGAATCCTGATATCACTGTTGGCCAGCTTGCGAAAGACGCCGGTGCTGTTATCGTTTCTTTCCAGCGTATTGCTGTTGGTGAAGGCGTTGAAGTTGCTGAAGTTGATTTTGCTGCAGAAGTTGCTGCTCAACTTAAGGGTTAA